The bacterium genome includes a region encoding these proteins:
- a CDS encoding glycosyltransferase family 4 protein, which produces MTAPVPVIHIITKLEFGGAQQNTLYTVSALDRERFTPVLLTGSEGYLMDEARGLAEERKVALEIVPGMERSIRPGRDWAAYREIVGLLDPYRGGPAIVHSHSSKAGILGRWAAWKAGIPVVIHSIHGFGFTPAQSPAKRWLFMTAEKATSKITDHFIAVSHANRKEGLRLGLFPPGGCTVIRSGFDLDLFRTAEKMSLNLSTIINIPETSPVVLMVACLKPQKAPLDFVRVAARVHERIPDARFILAGDGELKNAISNEINHLGLSGIVLPLGWREDIPQLMKSSRVVVLTSLWEGLPRVIPQAMAAGRPVVASAVDGSVEAVRDGVDGYLCEPGDVKTMAERVTALLLDPDKAAAMGRAGQGAVGEFDRDLMVRQQEELYEQLLKEKGLW; this is translated from the coding sequence ATGACGGCCCCGGTCCCGGTGATCCACATCATCACCAAACTGGAGTTCGGGGGCGCTCAACAGAACACCCTCTATACCGTTTCGGCCCTGGACCGGGAGCGCTTCACACCCGTTCTCTTGACAGGTTCCGAGGGCTACCTCATGGACGAGGCGCGCGGCCTGGCGGAGGAGCGGAAGGTGGCCCTTGAGATCGTCCCCGGCATGGAGCGGTCCATCAGGCCCGGCAGAGACTGGGCAGCCTACCGGGAGATCGTGGGTCTGCTGGATCCTTACCGGGGCGGGCCCGCCATCGTTCATAGCCACAGCTCCAAGGCGGGTATCCTGGGCCGGTGGGCCGCCTGGAAGGCCGGTATCCCCGTCGTCATCCACTCCATCCACGGGTTCGGGTTCACACCGGCCCAGAGCCCGGCGAAGCGGTGGCTGTTCATGACCGCCGAGAAGGCCACATCAAAGATCACGGACCATTTTATCGCCGTTTCCCATGCGAACCGGAAAGAGGGCCTCCGCCTCGGCCTGTTCCCGCCCGGGGGCTGCACCGTGATCCGCTCGGGCTTTGACCTGGATCTTTTCCGCACGGCGGAAAAGATGTCATTGAACCTTTCTACAATCATTAATATTCCTGAAACTTCTCCTGTCGTTCTTATGGTGGCGTGTCTCAAGCCGCAGAAGGCGCCACTCGATTTTGTAAGGGTCGCGGCCAGAGTGCATGAAAGGATCCCGGACGCCAGGTTCATCCTTGCAGGGGATGGAGAACTTAAAAATGCCATCAGTAATGAGATAAACCATCTGGGTCTGTCGGGGATTGTCCTCCCTCTGGGATGGCGGGAAGACATCCCCCAGCTCATGAAAAGCAGCCGGGTGGTCGTCCTGACCTCCCTGTGGGAAGGGCTGCCGCGAGTCATCCCCCAGGCCATGGCAGCCGGACGGCCCGTGGTCGCCAGCGCGGTGGACGGGTCGGTCGAGGCGGTCCGGGACGGGGTGGATGGTTACCTGTGCGAGCCCGGCGATGTCAAGACCATGGCCGAACGGGTGACAGCACTTCTCCTGGATCCCGACAAGGCGGCCGCCATGGGCCGTGCCGGGCAGGGAGCGGTGGGGGAGTTCGACCGGGATCTCATGGTGAGGCAGCAGGAGGAACTTTATGAGCAACTCTTAAAGGAGAAAGGTCTATGGTAG
- a CDS encoding prepilin-type N-terminal cleavage/methylation domain-containing protein, whose translation MMKRVLRKEHGFTLVELMMAVSITLLLTSIAVYNMLGDLPKYRLRATANRIASTLQYLKIRAVTTNKVAWFDANYNTAGKHYFTGFVDNDPPNTPDFPADYDDSRLDLPDSMDSRPCFLLPANVTFGFPDGYTSGTGPDNTTYPGAGNFITSYAEGTYALGSGGYVGYRPTGVPVVNLSANNTVNTPVVIYLRNNLGGGYAVSVQITGRVKVWRWYGGAWQ comes from the coding sequence ATGATGAAACGGGTTTTGAGAAAAGAGCATGGGTTTACCCTGGTGGAGCTGATGATGGCGGTCTCCATCACCCTCCTGCTGACCTCCATCGCCGTCTACAACATGCTGGGCGACCTGCCCAAGTACCGCCTGCGGGCCACGGCCAACCGTATCGCGTCCACTTTGCAGTACCTCAAGATCCGGGCGGTGACCACCAACAAGGTTGCCTGGTTTGACGCGAACTACAATACGGCCGGTAAGCACTACTTCACGGGGTTCGTGGACAATGATCCACCCAATACGCCCGATTTCCCCGCTGATTACGACGATTCCCGCCTCGATCTTCCGGACTCGATGGATTCGAGACCCTGTTTCCTGCTTCCGGCCAACGTCACCTTCGGTTTTCCGGACGGGTACACTTCCGGCACGGGTCCGGACAATACTACCTACCCAGGTGCCGGTAATTTCATCACCAGCTACGCGGAGGGGACCTATGCTTTGGGCAGTGGCGGGTATGTGGGATACCGGCCCACCGGCGTGCCTGTCGTTAACCTCTCGGCCAATAATACGGTCAATACTCCTGTCGTCATTTACCTGAGAAACAACCTGGGAGGGGGGTACGCCGTCTCGGTCCAGATCACAGGACGCGTCAAGGTGTGGAGATGGTATGGGGGAGCGTGGCAATGA
- a CDS encoding prepilin-type N-terminal cleavage/methylation domain-containing protein — protein sequence MPGFRSRSAGQRGFGLLELLIAMTILAVGILGIMKLQMQSSFGNTASRNTSAAVNLARSKIESLKRVGSYCLQNQNNPSIVNSAVPDLQDQNGSTSLDNWTTPDFTDPPMNESQDSSGLGKIFTRKWNIADNTPIPDFKTIRVRVEWTWNGEPRYLDLETQIGFKDTVYFN from the coding sequence ATGCCGGGTTTCCGTTCCAGGAGTGCGGGGCAAAGGGGTTTTGGCCTCCTGGAGCTCCTGATCGCCATGACGATCCTGGCTGTCGGGATCCTGGGGATCATGAAGCTCCAGATGCAGTCGAGCTTCGGCAACACGGCTTCGCGGAACACATCAGCCGCCGTGAACCTGGCCCGATCCAAGATCGAATCCCTCAAGAGAGTCGGTTCCTATTGCCTTCAGAACCAGAACAATCCGAGTATCGTGAACTCTGCGGTGCCGGATCTCCAGGACCAGAACGGCAGTACGTCTCTGGACAACTGGACCACCCCCGATTTCACGGATCCGCCCATGAACGAGTCCCAGGATTCAAGTGGCCTGGGGAAGATCTTCACCAGGAAATGGAACATCGCTGACAATACCCCCATACCCGATTTCAAGACGATCCGCGTACGGGTTGAGTGGACCTGGAACGGGGAGCCAAGATACCTGGACCTGGAGACCCAGATCGGTTTTAAGGACACGGTATATTTCAATTAG
- a CDS encoding FAD-dependent oxidoreductase, translating to MTDPRVVIIGAGLAGLTAGRALGEAGVPYVILEAADRPGGLCRTRTVGGYTFDYTGHLLHLKEGQSRDLIMELVGGQLAEHGRRASIFVEGTFVPYPIQAHFGFLPAATAKACLEELKTVAGKTVSRDVSFDEWAEAQFGGTLSDLFMIPYNRKLYGHPLEEMEVSWTSWSIPRPTADEIERIAAGGDPPSFGYNATFFYPGQGGIELLPRCLAAGQEEAIRTGVKVTGVDAARKVVTVEGGGRIPYRSLVSTMPLPDLLAMTTGLPSAIGSAAGKLRASAVLGVCLGLDGPVTRDDHWIYFPDKDLPFYRVGFPSNFSDHVAPAGCGSLYAEAAFVSGSPPDAGHLFTSVVRTLKDTGIIPENTGVAARVDLAMPCAYVFHDRFRARELPVILSELGERQILSVGRYGGWEYSAMQDAVQWGLDAAREVLARETLP from the coding sequence ATGACTGATCCTCGGGTCGTCATAATTGGCGCCGGCCTCGCCGGCCTCACCGCGGGCCGCGCCCTGGGTGAAGCGGGGGTTCCCTACGTGATCCTGGAGGCGGCCGACAGGCCGGGGGGGCTTTGCCGCACCCGGACCGTGGGGGGATACACCTTCGACTATACCGGGCACCTGCTCCACCTTAAGGAGGGACAGAGCCGGGACCTCATCATGGAACTCGTGGGGGGGCAACTGGCAGAGCACGGCAGGCGGGCGTCCATCTTCGTTGAGGGCACCTTCGTCCCTTACCCTATCCAGGCCCACTTCGGTTTCCTCCCGGCCGCAACGGCTAAAGCGTGTCTGGAAGAGCTGAAGACGGTAGCCGGCAAAACCGTTTCGAGGGACGTGTCCTTCGACGAATGGGCCGAGGCCCAGTTCGGCGGAACTCTGTCCGACCTTTTCATGATCCCCTACAACCGGAAGCTCTACGGGCATCCCCTGGAGGAGATGGAGGTCTCGTGGACCTCCTGGTCGATACCGCGCCCAACCGCGGATGAGATCGAGCGGATCGCCGCCGGGGGGGACCCACCGTCCTTCGGGTACAACGCCACATTCTTCTACCCGGGGCAGGGGGGCATCGAGCTCCTGCCGCGATGCCTGGCCGCCGGGCAGGAGGAGGCGATCCGGACCGGGGTGAAGGTCACCGGCGTCGACGCCGCCCGCAAGGTGGTTACCGTGGAAGGCGGCGGCAGGATACCTTACCGGTCCCTCGTCAGCACCATGCCCCTGCCGGACCTCCTCGCCATGACCACAGGCCTGCCTTCCGCCATCGGATCGGCAGCCGGAAAGCTTCGCGCGAGTGCGGTCCTGGGCGTGTGCCTCGGTCTGGACGGCCCCGTGACGCGGGACGACCACTGGATCTACTTCCCGGACAAGGATCTCCCCTTTTACAGGGTGGGCTTCCCGTCCAACTTCTCAGACCACGTGGCGCCGGCAGGGTGCGGGTCGTTGTATGCCGAGGCGGCCTTCGTTTCCGGTTCCCCTCCCGACGCCGGCCACCTGTTCACCTCGGTGGTGCGGACCCTGAAAGACACGGGGATCATCCCGGAGAATACCGGTGTCGCGGCCCGCGTCGACCTGGCCATGCCGTGCGCCTACGTCTTCCACGACCGGTTCCGGGCCCGGGAGCTTCCTGTCATCCTCTCGGAACTGGGCGAAAGGCAGATCCTTTCGGTGGGGCGCTACGGGGGCTGGGAGTATTCGGCCATGCAGGACGCGGTCCAGTGGGGCCTTGACGCCGCCAGGGAGGTGCTTGCCCGGGAGACATTGCCATGA
- a CDS encoding sigma-54 dependent transcriptional regulator: MELKKILIVDDEESVRSMIAVLLQKEGYQVSSAPDGPEALGLLGERPFDLVLSDIRMPGMDGLGLLDRVRSLYPEITVIMMSAFGTVDLAVEALKRGAYDYISKPFKADEILLTIRKAQEREGLRRENLRLKEEVGERFSLEGIVARSPSMVRIMETVRKVAGYRSHVLITGESGTGKEVLARAVHNLGPWKDDPFVAVNCGAIPATLMESEFFGHARGAFTDAVADKAGLFEEASGGTLFLDEIGDLPLDMQVKFLRAIQEGEVRRVGGNTSIQVDVRIIAATAADLSAAVRQGRFREDLFYRLNVVPIQIPPLRQRTEDIHPLADHLLDRISLRLGGGQRSLSPHGLKALLKYPWPGNVRELENLLERAAILAESVTLHSGDIIPLLSEGIPVDREELPEDELSIKKSSRVLEKRLIERALVKTQYNRSQAARLLEISHRALLYKIKDYGIEVPKQGTSVNGSQ, from the coding sequence ATGGAGTTGAAAAAGATCCTCATTGTCGACGACGAAGAGAGCGTGCGCTCAATGATCGCGGTGCTCCTCCAGAAAGAGGGGTACCAGGTCAGCAGCGCCCCGGACGGGCCGGAGGCCCTGGGCCTTCTTGGGGAGCGGCCCTTCGACCTGGTCCTTTCCGACATCCGCATGCCGGGCATGGACGGGCTCGGGCTCCTGGACCGGGTCCGCTCCCTGTACCCCGAGATCACGGTGATCATGATGTCCGCCTTCGGCACGGTGGACCTGGCCGTGGAGGCGCTCAAGAGGGGCGCCTACGATTACATCAGCAAGCCGTTCAAGGCCGACGAGATCCTGCTGACCATCCGCAAAGCCCAGGAGCGGGAGGGCCTCCGCCGGGAGAACCTTCGCCTCAAGGAGGAGGTTGGCGAGCGGTTCAGCCTCGAGGGGATCGTGGCAAGGAGTCCCTCCATGGTCAGGATCATGGAGACGGTCCGCAAGGTGGCGGGGTACCGCAGCCATGTGCTCATCACCGGTGAGAGCGGGACCGGCAAGGAGGTCCTGGCCCGGGCGGTCCACAACCTTGGCCCCTGGAAGGATGACCCCTTCGTGGCGGTGAACTGCGGAGCCATCCCGGCGACCCTCATGGAGAGCGAGTTTTTCGGCCACGCCCGGGGGGCCTTTACCGACGCCGTGGCCGACAAGGCCGGCCTTTTCGAGGAGGCGAGCGGCGGGACCCTGTTTTTAGACGAGATCGGAGACCTTCCCCTGGACATGCAGGTCAAGTTCCTCCGGGCCATCCAGGAGGGCGAGGTGCGCCGGGTGGGCGGCAACACCTCCATCCAGGTGGACGTGCGGATCATCGCGGCCACCGCGGCCGACCTGTCGGCGGCCGTCCGGCAGGGCCGGTTCAGGGAGGACCTTTTCTACAGGCTCAACGTGGTCCCCATCCAGATCCCGCCCCTCAGGCAGAGGACCGAGGACATCCACCCCCTCGCCGATCACCTGCTGGATCGCATCTCCCTGCGCCTTGGAGGCGGGCAGCGCTCCCTTTCCCCCCATGGCCTCAAAGCTCTCCTCAAATACCCCTGGCCGGGGAACGTAAGGGAGCTGGAAAACCTGCTGGAACGCGCCGCCATCCTCGCGGAGTCGGTGACCCTGCATTCCGGGGACATTATCCCCCTTCTCAGCGAGGGGATCCCTGTGGACAGGGAAGAGCTGCCCGAAGACGAACTTTCCATAAAAAAAAGCTCCCGCGTCCTGGAAAAGAGGCTCATCGAAAGGGCCCTTGTCAAGACGCAGTACAACCGGAGCCAGGCGGCGCGGCTCCTGGAGATCAGCCACCGGGCCCTGCTTTACAAGATCAAGGATTACGGGATCGAAGTTCCCAAACAGGGAACTTCAGTTAACGGTTCACAGTAG
- a CDS encoding ATP-binding protein, whose protein sequence is MVSWKVLIKTLTVRGQRGLRWEILVSLGIIMLAGVLFMGATALKSAEKTILLQKLESLTQVTRSLQLGLSGWLGGGEGDGELPGFLRQTAAGVGISAFKVTDSRGRIVAGMREQEVESVTREPALVRALEKGAMVVPGEIAGKVPDEPRGTWTFAAPVYRKGVLVGAFAVSYPLENLGLVLGLHRRIVFTFAFLDAIVIVLFGGWLIGRVAVRPIVRISHGAQALAGGDYDARVPVQGPKEIAALSASFNAMADRVQEAVLKQEEHLTTLRRTNLELVRTQREMVRVEKLASVGRLAAGIAHEIGNPLSAILGYASILRREATDPEEQRHLGYIEGETERIRRIIQGLLDFSRPSDVLVEQFPVNELVRMSVELVIPQGVFRGVDVRMELCEEDPRISGDRHQLGQILVNILLNAAQAVEGKGTLEVVTEARLLTREDGTVPRRRATDRAEDDYATMRTVLPDVCSLREGDRVAAVTVTDSGPGIPAEVLERIFDPFFTTKGTGEGTGLGLSIAYGIVEAHGGRLLAGNVEEGGARFTILLPTGSKMVNTDTVTRRRGDAEKKP, encoded by the coding sequence TTGGTATCTTGGAAAGTTCTCATAAAAACCCTGACGGTTCGGGGACAGAGGGGGCTCAGGTGGGAGATCCTGGTCAGCCTGGGGATCATCATGCTGGCCGGTGTCCTGTTCATGGGCGCCACGGCGCTCAAATCTGCGGAGAAGACGATCCTGCTCCAGAAACTCGAATCCCTCACCCAGGTCACCCGTTCCCTCCAGTTGGGCCTGTCCGGCTGGTTGGGCGGCGGGGAGGGGGATGGGGAACTGCCGGGGTTCCTGCGCCAGACGGCGGCCGGGGTCGGGATCTCCGCTTTCAAGGTGACCGACAGCCGGGGGAGGATCGTTGCCGGGATGAGGGAACAGGAGGTGGAGTCGGTCACCAGGGAGCCTGCTCTCGTCAGGGCCCTGGAAAAGGGAGCCATGGTGGTTCCGGGTGAGATCGCCGGCAAGGTGCCCGACGAACCGCGGGGCACCTGGACCTTCGCCGCCCCGGTTTACAGGAAGGGGGTCCTCGTGGGCGCCTTTGCGGTGTCGTACCCCCTGGAGAACCTGGGGCTGGTCCTCGGGCTGCACAGGAGGATCGTCTTCACCTTCGCCTTTCTGGATGCCATCGTCATCGTCCTTTTCGGCGGGTGGCTCATCGGCCGCGTCGCCGTGCGTCCCATTGTCCGGATCTCCCATGGCGCCCAGGCCCTGGCCGGGGGCGATTACGACGCCAGGGTGCCCGTCCAGGGTCCGAAGGAGATCGCCGCCCTGTCCGCCTCCTTCAACGCCATGGCCGACAGGGTCCAGGAGGCCGTTTTGAAGCAGGAGGAGCATCTGACAACCCTCCGAAGGACCAACCTGGAGCTCGTCCGCACCCAGAGAGAGATGGTGCGGGTGGAAAAGCTGGCCTCGGTGGGGCGGCTCGCCGCGGGCATCGCCCACGAGATCGGGAACCCCCTTTCCGCCATCCTCGGCTACGCCTCGATCCTCAGGAGGGAGGCCACCGACCCCGAGGAGCAAAGGCACCTGGGGTACATCGAGGGTGAAACGGAACGGATCCGCCGGATCATCCAGGGGCTTCTGGACTTTTCCCGCCCGAGTGATGTCCTCGTCGAGCAGTTCCCGGTGAACGAGCTGGTCCGGATGTCGGTGGAACTGGTCATCCCCCAGGGTGTTTTCAGGGGGGTGGATGTGAGGATGGAACTGTGCGAAGAGGATCCCCGGATCAGCGGGGACCGGCACCAGCTCGGGCAGATCCTCGTCAATATCCTCCTCAACGCGGCGCAGGCCGTCGAGGGGAAAGGCACCCTGGAGGTGGTCACGGAGGCCAGGCTTCTCACCAGGGAGGATGGGACGGTTCCGAGAAGGCGGGCCACAGACCGGGCGGAGGACGATTACGCGACCATGAGGACGGTCCTGCCGGACGTCTGCTCCCTCAGGGAAGGCGACCGGGTGGCGGCCGTCACCGTCACCGACTCCGGCCCCGGGATCCCGGCCGAGGTCCTGGAACGGATCTTCGACCCCTTTTTCACCACCAAGGGCACGGGGGAGGGGACGGGCCTCGGCCTTTCCATCGCCTACGGCATCGTGGAGGCCCACGGTGGAAGGCTGCTGGCCGGGAATGTGGAAGAGGGTGGAGCGAGATTTACCATTTTGCTTCCCACCGGAAGCAAAATGGTAAATACGGACACGGTGACGCGGCGACGCGGCGACGCGGAGAAAAAGCCTTAA
- a CDS encoding prepilin peptidase, translating to MSMHHQMAILAFAIGLAMGSFGNVVIYRLPLGRSVVFPGSRCPACGTAIRWYDNVPLLSYLILRGRCRSCREGISWRYPGVEALTGLLFAGVVARFGIGPMTIPLLLFAWALVVITVIDLDHRIIPDAISLPGTVAGLAVSFLPGTPRPLDALIGCAAGAGFLFFVLYAYEKIMGDEGMGMGDVKLMAMIGAFLGWQALPVTVMVSSLTGSLTGVGFALAKGEPVRKFPVPFGPFLALGAIVHMFFGVEILLWYLGKFS from the coding sequence ATGAGTATGCACCACCAGATGGCTATTTTAGCTTTCGCCATCGGTCTGGCCATGGGCAGCTTCGGCAACGTGGTCATCTACCGCTTGCCCCTGGGACGGTCCGTCGTTTTTCCCGGGTCCCGCTGCCCGGCCTGCGGCACGGCCATCCGGTGGTACGACAACGTGCCCCTGCTCAGCTACCTCATCCTGCGGGGGCGATGCCGATCCTGTAGGGAGGGGATCTCGTGGAGATACCCCGGGGTGGAGGCCCTGACAGGGCTTCTCTTTGCGGGGGTCGTCGCCCGTTTCGGGATCGGTCCCATGACCATACCCCTGCTCCTTTTCGCGTGGGCCCTGGTGGTGATTACCGTCATCGATCTCGACCACCGCATCATCCCCGACGCCATCTCCCTGCCCGGGACCGTGGCGGGGCTTGCGGTGAGTTTTCTGCCCGGGACCCCGCGGCCGCTGGATGCTCTTATCGGATGTGCGGCGGGGGCGGGGTTCCTGTTTTTCGTTCTTTACGCCTACGAGAAGATCATGGGGGACGAGGGGATGGGGATGGGCGATGTCAAGCTCATGGCCATGATCGGCGCGTTTCTGGGCTGGCAGGCCCTTCCCGTGACTGTCATGGTGTCGTCCCTCACGGGCAGCCTGACGGGAGTGGGGTTTGCCCTGGCAAAGGGAGAACCGGTGAGAAAGTTCCCGGTACCCTTCGGCCCCTTCCTGGCCCTGGGCGCCATTGTCCACATGTTCTTCGGAGTGGAGATCCTCCTTTGGTATCTTGGAAAGTTCTCATAA